In Drosophila ananassae strain 14024-0371.13 chromosome 3R, ASM1763931v2, whole genome shotgun sequence, the DNA window CTTCTTTAGTAGCATGATTAACTTTAGTGCCTTACATTAAAGCTTCAAATTAAATACGTTctaaaataatacaataaaGACAGGACTATTAAATGAAAGGAATTCTTTTCCACATTAAAgtttaacattttttaccAAAATTGCTCACGTTACGCAGATGCAGCCCATTGTACTCTACGTTTAACGTAAGCTATAAAAATACCACTACGAAAGCCGTTATTACATTAGAGgctattattgttattattgttgccGCTTGGGAAGGAACAGCTGTTGGGCAGAAAAAATATAGATCCATTGGTTCTACTTTTACAGTTACACCATAGGATATAACCCAAAAAGGGAGTGCACGTGACGGAGAAGGCTCCACAGAAGACGGACGACCATGGAGGTGAACACAAGTTCGCCGATGGACGAGTTCTGCGGTTCCACATTCTGGGTGAGTATGGAGCCTTGGGCTCTTGGCTTCGGAATACCTTTAATAACCCctaatttctttaaaaaccCCGAAACAGAACTCAACGGAGACATGGTGGACCACCGACCCAGACTTTACGCCATGCTTTGAGCAAACGGTGCTGGTATGGACGCCCTGCGCCTTCTACTGGCTCTTCGTCGTCTTCGACTTCTACTACCTGAAGGCCAGCTTGGACCGGAACATACCCTGGAATAAGTTGAACGTGAGCAAGGCGCTGGTGAATGTTGGTCTTCTAGTCCTCACTGCCCTGGACTTAATTATGGCCCTCATCAAGAAGGGCGGGGACGACCAGCCGCCACTGTACAAGCTAGACGTGTGGGGACCCATCATCAAGTTCGCCACCTTCCTCCTTATCTTTCTATTCATCCCCCTGAATCGAAAGTATGGCGTGCAGACAACCGGCTGCCAGTTTCTTTTCTGGTTTCTGCTCACTATTTTTTCGATACCGCGCTGTAGAACCGAGGTTCGAGCGGATAGATTGCGTCAACAGCTCCTGGAATCGCAGCAGGAGGATTTGGAGTACGCCTGGGAGGAGTACCAGTACACCAGCTTCTTCGTCTTCTTCACCTTCACCTCCATAATGCTGATCCTTAACTGCTTTGCGGACGGAATGCCCAGGCAGACCAAGTACCAGCGAGGCGAGAATGAGATTCCCGAGCTGTCGGCCAGCTTCCTTTCTAGGATCACCTACCAATGGTTCGACAAAATGGCCCTCAAGGGATACCGTAACCCACTCGAGGAGAAGGATCTGTGGGATCTGCGTCCGCAGGACAGCTGCTCCGAAGTTATGCCTACCTTCGCCTACCACTGGAATCAGAACGTGCGCAAGAATTACAAGGGCAGAGCTCGTGTGGAGCCGAAGGCTCAGTTCAGCAATGGCAATGTCACCTTTGAGAACCCCCACGGCGAAAAGAATGGTCGCAAGAAGGGCGTGGCCAGTATCATGCCGCCCATCTACAAGTCCTTCGGAGGCGTCTTCATGTTTGGTGCTTTGATGAAGTTGTTCACGGATTGTCTGACTTTCGCCCAGCCCCAGGTCCTGAGTCTCATCATTAGCTTTGTGGAAGATCAGGATAAGGAGAAACAACCGGAATGGAAGGGCATTTTGTACTCTGTTCTGCTCTTCGTCTTGGCTGCTGCTCAGACCTTCATTCTGGGCCAGTATTTCCACCGGATGTTCATCGTCGGACTGAGAATTAGGACGGCTCTCATTAATGCCATCTACCGCAAGGCCCTGCGCATCTCCAACTCGACCAAGAAGGAGTCCACCGTGGGAGAAATTGTCAATCTAATGGCCGTGGACGCGCAGCGCTTCATGGAGCTGACCACATACTTAAACATGATCTGGTCGGCGCCCCTGCAGATCGGTCTGGCCCTGTTCTTCCTCTGGCAGCAGCTGGGACCGTCCGTGCTGGCCGGTCTGGCCGTGATGATTATCCTGATCCCCGTGAACGGAGTGATTGCCAGCCGCATCAAAACCTACCAGATCCGTCAGATGAAGTACAAGGACGAGCGCGTCAAGCTGATGAACGAAGTGCTGAGTGGTATTAAGGtaagtttgtttattttttaaatttttataaaattaagtaaatatatgtatgctaTACAGGTCCTGAAACTGTATGCTTGGGAGCCAAGCTTCGAGAAGCAAGTTCTGGACATCCGTGACAAGGAAATCGCCACCCTGCGATCCACCGCCTACCTGAACGCCAGTACATCCTTCCTGTGGTCCTGCGCCCCCTTCCTGGTAAGAATCGCCAGCCCAGCTGGGCTCCGAGTCCTCTGAGATCTCTTTTCAGGCTCCATGAGTTGTGTTGGACGTGCGACGTTATTGAGCTTTTTGGATCTAATTTGGAAAATCTGTGTGCTTCGTGTTCGAACAAATCTAAAGGTTTCCTTGGTCACGTTCGCGACTTACGTGCTAACCAGCGAGGCGAATCAGCTGAGCGTCGAGAAGGTGTTCGTCTCACTCGCCCTCTTCGACATTATGAAAATCCCGCTGACCGTCTTGCCCATGCTCAGTGTTGACATAGCCGAGGTACAGTCTAAACAGTGACTTGGAAGGAATCCTCCACCTCTTCGGCTATGGTGCATCACTGCCATCACCCATCCATTtaccaacacaaaaaaaaaaacgcaattGACATGGATCGAGAGAACAATCAACCATCTTTTTTGCAATTCTTTAAACGATATTGTGTATTATCTTTTAGGTATCATTAGTCACATTCGCCACTTACGTTCTAATCGATGAAAATAACGTGCTTGATGCCACCAAAACCTTtgtatcattatcattattcAACATTCTTCGTTTTCCGTTAACAATGTTGCCCATGCTGATCACCAACCTGGTGCAAGTAAGTTATACTCGATTGCAATACCAATATCCACTATTCGGTTCAATGACAGTGTGACTTACGGAGGTccttcaaattaaaaaaattaaaaacaaagctCCCAAGCAACACTGTCATTGACGATTTTGTGCCGTTTTGTGATTgtgatttatgtttatttactcaatttatattcttttttagCCAAAAGACAATACCATCCCCCATATATACCATCTAACCATTGTTTCCCCTTTCCTCTTCATTGATTTTTTgacttaatatttatttcaaaattattcATTGCATGCAATTGGGCTTTAAAGTTATCCGAATTAATTCAGTTCCAAGTAGTCATTAGTCGGGTCATGGGATTCCCTTTTTTTGGAAGTTGCGATAGCAACCACTTGTTTGGGTTTCTTCAAAAAATATGTCGTTGCAGAGGGCATTCAAGGGTGCTTACCTTCTGcgattaaataataatttattgtcTGCTTTTGAAAGAGTCTAGTCCGAATAGTTttcttaaataatattttaaatacttcACTTTAAAgatctattttatttaattttcttttaaaagcTCTTGTCGTCTGCAGAGGTATACAGATACTTCGGCAGACTCCGAGGATACTTTTCATTCCATACCATCTCCCCTATCATACCTCCTCTTTTCCTGAACCCTTTTTTCCTCTTACTAACCCATTCTGTGTTTGAAAACATATTTCGAATTTTTATTAACCGATTCCACCGTATTTCATGTGCGAACCATAGACGCAAGTTTCTGTAAACCGTATTAACAAGTTCCTGAACAGCGAGGAACTGGATCCCAACAGCGTTCTCCATGATCCCTCCAAGCGTATGTTTTCAAAATAGTCCATACCCTTAGCTGGGaatttaacaaataaattattccTTTAGCCCATCCCATGAGCATCGAAAATGGTGAGTTCTCCTGGGGCGACGAGATCACGCTCCGCAACATCAACATCGAGGTGCGTAAGAGCAGCTTGGTGGCTCTGGTGGGCACTGTCGGCTCCGGCAAGTCGTCCGTGGTGCAGGCCTTCCTCGGCGAAATGGAGAAACTTGCTGGCGTTGTCAACACGGTGGGCAAGCTGGCCTATGTGCCCCAGCAAGCGTGGATCCAGAATGCTACTGTGAGGGACAACATCCTCTTTGGCCAGACCTACGATCGGAAGCGCTACAACAAAGTGATCGACGCCTGTGCCCTGCGTGCCGATATCGACATCCTGTCGGCCGGAGATCAAACGGAAATAGGTGAAAAGGGTATTAATCTCTCAGGTGGCCAGAAGCAGCGTATCTCCTTGGCCCGCGCCGTCTACAGCGATGCCGATTTGTATCTGCTGGACGATCCCCTCAGCGCCGTCGATGCCCATGTGGGCAAGCACATCTTCGAAGAGGTTATCGGACCCAAGGGCATGCTGGCTCGCAAGTCCCGAGTCCTTGTCACCCATGGCGTCACCTTCTTGCCCCAGGTGGACAGCATCTATGTGATGAAGGCCGGTGAGATTAGCGAGAGCGGCACTTTCGATCAGCTGGTGAAGAACAAGGGCGCCTTCGCCGACTTCATCATCCAGCACTTGCAGGATGGcaacgaggaggaggaggagctcaACCAGATCAAACGCCAGATCTCCAGCACCGCAGATGACCCTGAGCTGATTGGCAGTGTCGAGAAGGCCATCAAGTTGGCCCGAACTGAGAGCTTGTCGGATTCTATGTGAGTTAAGCCCTAGGCTTTGAATAATAgttgtttatttatatttatttttataaaattcttaAACAGAAATTCgtttcttaaatataatttttcacTTTAAATATGGTACTCCAGCTGTGCCtaattttgtttaatatttctacaatattttttgcataatttgatattttttttgtctaaaATTTATACTCTAAATCAAatgaaataattatataaagaattaaaataaaaatctaaatATATCTCATATAACTTATAGCAATCGTGAGGAACATTTAATAGGGTAATTTCACCATAAGacactattaactattaaattattaaaattaaaagaaattatGAAGCTAATTATATATTCTTCTATCCTAGCTCTGTTACTTCTGCGGATAGTTTAATGGGAAGAGGCAACAGCCTGCGGCGCCGTGCCAAGCGCCAGGACTCCCACGACTCCGTTGCCTCCGCCGCATCCTTGAAGAAGAAACAGGAGGTCGAGGGCAAGCTGATCGAGACCGAAAAATCACAAACTGGCGGCGTCGACTTCGCCGTCTATAAGCACTACATCAAGAGCGTGGGCATCTTCCTGTCGGTGGCCACCCTGGTGCTGAACTTTGTTTTCCAAGCATTCCAAATCGGCTCGAATCTCTGGCTCACCAAGTGGGCCAACGACCAGAGGGTCGAGAACGACACTAGCCTCAGGGACATGTATCTCGGTGTTTACGGCGCATTTGGTTTTGGTCAAGGTGAGTTCATTGTGATTCGATTTGATGGCTATTTTTTAGTGATTATCCTTGTTTCATGTTCGTTTTGTCCATTTTGTTGCCCTTAAGCTTAAGTTCTATACCAAATTAATATTGCATGCTTTGTGTTGGGTGTTAaggcttttattttattaatttatctgTAACtatgtttctgttttttaaaaaatgttaaggAAGATGACTATGAAGATGATGACATCCAATTATTGCTTTCATCTTCTTTTCTTTGTTAcgtattttaatatttaactttaatctcttttatttaatttatgtttcttgtttttgggAATATCATTTTTTGCTTATTTGTGTCGTTGTGTTGCTGCTAACTTTGGGGTCCAGAGAACACATGCTGCTCAGCTAACCAGTAGGCaattttgaaactttaaagCCTTAGAATAGACTTTCTTCAATCGATTGGCACTCAGCTTAACCCCACAAAACACACAATGCATTTAACCCACAAaagagaaaacaaaacacaagGCACTAATGCTTAAACACAAATAGACTTCTTTGTTGATAAAACTACTAGTATTATTGCAGCTAGCTTATttgcttaaaaataattatttaaaacaaaaaacttccttCTAATATCCTGTCCGACTAACCGTTTACTAACAATTATCCTTTTGTGAGTCTGTGTGTGTAAATGTGATGCCTTAGAAACCTTTTTTTAGTTATCGATCAATAATCACTTAAATCCGAAACACAAAATTCACAAATTTTAGTCTTGACGAACTTCTTCTCATCCCTTGCCATTTCATTGGGTTGCCTCGAGTGTTCCCGGGTGTTGCACAATACCCTACTCCACTTTAATCTTCGCTGGCCAATGGAGCTCTTCGATACGACGCCACTGGGACGAGTTGTCAATCGGTTTTCGAAAGATATCGATACCATTGATATCATCCTGCCACTCAACATCCGTGTCGTTTTGATGCAGGCTTTCATGGTAATTGAGTGGAACCACTTAGGTGGCAACTAATGTCACATTATAAAGAAATCTAATCCATGCACGGCACTAAAAATCAAATCTGGGAATGGAACCTATGCATATGCTTTTTACAAACGCACCTCTTGGCATGGACCCATCTAATCATGAACCAAAACTAATTATATATAGACTGTGCTCTTATTTTGGTATACAACTACGAgtttttgggttttatttaaaaaaaaatattttattttaattcctAAAGAATTGAAGTTTTTGTGAAAATAAGAGCAGGGAACAAAATTTATCATCGGTGGCCAGGGCTTCGTGTAATCacattttagtttttatgatACGTGATGTAATCTCAGTAGAATCTCCTCAATGGGTCGGTCCTTTTCTAACTAACATTTTGATTTGCAGTTTCCTCATATTTCTTTTGCTCACTAACCTTGGCCCTGGGATGCATCTACTGCTCCAAGGCCCTGCAAGAGGCACTTCTCTACAATGTTTTCCGTTGGTCCATGGCGATGTTTGACACAACGCCCCTTGGTCGAATCGTCAATCGGTTCTCTAAGGACGTCGACACCATCGACAATGTCCTGCCAATGCTGTGGCGAATGGTCATCAGTCAGGCCTTTGCGGTAAATGTCCATTTTGTAATATATAATCAGCTCATCGTCATGAAAATAGGGTAGAAAATTTTCACTGAAGGTTAGCAAAGTTCTCCCGCCTTTCTCGTCCTTGCTTTTCAATGTTCTTGTTAGATTCTtgaacaaaatacaaaaaaaggtACATCTTCTTTCAGTTAcctcatatttattttgtcCCTCACCTTGGTCCTGGCATGCATTTTCTGCTCCAAGGAGCTGCTGGAGGTGCTGCTCTTCAGCGTATTCCGTTGGCCCATGGAGATCGCATTGTTAACCGCTTCTCCAAGGACGTCGATTGCATTGACAATGTCCTGCCAATGCTGTGGCGGGTGGTCATCAGTCAGGTCTTTGTGGTAAATGACCAGCAAATCCCCAATTTGTTGGGATTTCATTCTATTCTAGTCTCCTGCTTCCGACTACACTTTTTAcacaaaatttctaattggTAATAGCTTCTTAGTAGACTCCCTCCTATGCTGCACGTTGGTGATCCTTAGCATTTTAAACGTCTATTTGGCACTAACTATCTGTTGtgtaaatatttgtaaaaactATCACTAATCCTGGCACTAATCCAATGTGGCAATTACCACTAGCAGCATGATCAGTTGGGCAATCTTTAGTTTGTTTtagaaaacaattatttaaatccTAGAAGTAATGCCAAAAACCTAAACCGATTTACGTTATATGCAGTGGTGTCGAAATATTTGTCCGGCCTGTCGTTGGCCATCGGAGGGCTGCACTGCTCCATGGATGTGTTCACCAAGCTGCTGAGCAGGGGCCTCAAGTGGCCAATGGAACTGTTCGATACGACGCCCATAGGTCGGATTCTGAGTCGCTACTCCAAGGATATCGACACGGTTGATGGCGTGTTGCCACTGATAACTGTTCAGCTATTGAACACCTGTTTCGGGGTAAAGATTCCCTCTTAACCCATGCCCTCCCCCGTGCGGTCTAATGGAAGATGCTCAAGTCCTTTACACTTTTTctactaacaaaaaaaacaattgcCTTTACATTTAAACCACAACTTATGATCTCTTCAACCTGAAAATCAACTAACCACTCCTAAACCTTCAATAACAAAAGCCTTTGCAACCTTCCCACAATACCCAAGCAAGAACATCATTTTCATCCAACTAACACCCCTCTTAAGCTATTAAACTACTAGTTGAgcctttattttttgattgaaaacGCTTTTACTTGAAAGAGAATCATCAATAGCCTTCCATTTAAGAACATGATGTGCGAGTTGTGTGTGcgaattattgttttttttaatcgaGTTCAAATACACATTAATCTGAGGCTGTGGTAATACAATCTGGATATCTACTGGTCCCAGAGCCCCTACTATTAAGATCTCTTTCTAAGTGGCCGGTACCCATCAAGCTTCGGTTGAATTATGATTGCGGCGTAAACCATTCCGTAGGGTATCAGTATCACCTCATTCAGTCAGCCATCGAATTCAAAGTGACTTTCAAATTATTCACCGAGTGCCCCTGGCTCATCCCTTCCACGTTTTTGAAACCAGGTGTGCTCGCCTACTTCGCGGTGGTGATCGTCTACCTGGGTGGCTTCCGGGCCGCCAAGGTCATCCACAATGATCTCCTCAGAGTCATTATCCGTGGCTCCGTATGCCGATTTTACGACGTAACCCCGATCGGGCGACTCTTGAACAGTTTCAGCGGCGATATGGACGTTATCGACGAAGAGTTGCCCGCCACCCTGGACTCCTTTATGACCTTTATTTGGATGgtatttgcatatttgaacTCCCCCATATATATTTTCAGCAACTATTTACTTCAAAATATTCCAATATTgattttgtttcaattattttgattaattttaatttgtaggctttaaaaaatttatggtTTGTACGGGAAAGACTTTTGAGTTGAAGAAAGTTTTCTCCAAGTTTGCATTCATATACACTTTAAAAAATCTCTACATCTTTCTATCATTTAAactctctctttctctatAATCCACTGAACGGAGGTAGTTATATGCAATTACGGCGCCGCCATAACCCTTTTCACAGCCACCCTACACGCCTCATCCAGGGTCTTCCATCGACTTTTTAACAACATCTTGCACTGTCCCTCCGAGTTCTTTGATATCACGCCCAAAGGCCGGTTATTGGATCGCTGTTCCAACGACATAAACTGTTTGGACTTGGTATTACCTATTAATATAAGAATGGTCCTAAATACGGCGTTTCAGGTAATCCTCAGATCGTTAGAAAGATtctttcttttagttttttgaacaGAATAGAGATCCCTACTAGATATGGAATGTTTCgaatcttatttattttcacaAATTTGTACAGCACCTCACGATGTGTTCTACTAACACTCCTAACCCTCCTGTTCTGTttgtctttatttatttaaaaataataattaaattatataaagtgTCTTGTCCAGAACTATATGACATATCTATATACCCTCGAAATTCCCAGTCCTCAGCTATAAAGGCAGTGTGGTTATCGTTTACCTGGGAGCTCTGATCGGGGCCAGAAAAATGTTTGTCTTCCTTTTAAGTCGCATCATGCGCGCTCCGCAATCGTTTTTCGATATAAAGCCCCGTGCACGAATCCTTGATCGGCTGGCCAACGATATATATAAATTGGATCTAGTTTTGCCCGAACTAATACGCGTCTTTAACTCCCAAGTGTTCCGGGTACGTTCCATGTCACTAACCATAACCAAAAAAGGCTTACTAATCCCGACTAACTAGTGTTGTGACACCCATTGTACAAATAAAATTCAGCTCGTAGCAATTTGAGGCTTATTACTCATCACTAGACAATAGCTTGTAAAAATATAGATGGATAGTTGGATGACGGGGCGGGCGCATGTTGTATTCTCGTTCAACTCTAATCTCTCAAATTCATTTTCCTGTGGTTGTGTCCTTTCCAAGGTGATCGAATCTACAGGGCCTTGAAACTCCACAAATGAAGTTATCTActgaatttttattaaattattaatataaactTTAAACAAACTATGTTCTTAAAGTAAAATATCAACTTAAatcaagttttttttaaatgaaaattcaGATGAGATAGTTTATTATGGACTCTATGGCTGGGCTTCTTTCGTTCGACTCACTACTCGAAGAACTCCTTTCGAGCACCAATCTTTAGACCGAACTGTGGCTATAACATTTCGAAACTATTCCAAAATCTAATGCACCACACCTACTGGTCAATCGCAGGTTTAACGTCATTCTTTTCGGACCTGGCACCGGCACTAGGCACTTTGCATGCCGCTTATGTGCTCCACTCGATGCTACTCGATAATGTGCTTAAGTCGCCCATGACCATGTTCGATACAACGCCGGTGGGTCGAATCTTGTCCCGATTCTCGAAAGATGTTGAGTCGGTTGACCAAAAAATGCCGCAAGTTATTAGTGATTGTCTCTGGTGTGCGTATGAggtaatttttttcatcatccGACCCGGCACTACTGTCTTCAAATTGCTACAAACTATTTATCCACCTACCGATCAAAAGTAACTCCAATAATATCTTCCATGTACAATAACCACATCATTGGCGGCGCTAAAT includes these proteins:
- the LOC6497037 gene encoding multidrug resistance-associated protein 1 isoform X3; this encodes MEVNTSSPMDEFCGSTFWNSTETWWTTDPDFTPCFEQTVLVWTPCAFYWLFVVFDFYYLKASLDRNIPWNKLNVSKALVNVGLLVLTALDLIMALIKKGGDDQPPLYKLDVWGPIIKFATFLLIFLFIPLNRKYGVQTTGCQFLFWFLLTIFSIPRCRTEVRADRLRQQLLESQQEDLEYAWEEYQYTSFFVFFTFTSIMLILNCFADGMPRQTKYQRGENEIPELSASFLSRITYQWFDKMALKGYRNPLEEKDLWDLRPQDSCSEVMPTFAYHWNQNVRKNYKGRARVEPKAQFSNGNVTFENPHGEKNGRKKGVASIMPPIYKSFGGVFMFGALMKLFTDCLTFAQPQVLSLIISFVEDQDKEKQPEWKGILYSVLLFVLAAAQTFILGQYFHRMFIVGLRIRTALINAIYRKALRISNSTKKESTVGEIVNLMAVDAQRFMELTTYLNMIWSAPLQIGLALFFLWQQLGPSVLAGLAVMIILIPVNGVIASRIKTYQIRQMKYKDERVKLMNEVLSGIKVLKLYAWEPSFEKQVLDIRDKEIATLRSTAYLNASTSFLWSCAPFLVSLVTFATYVLIDENNVLDATKTFVSLSLFNILRFPLTMLPMLITNLVQTQVSVNRINKFLNSEELDPNSVLHDPSKPHPMSIENGEFSWGDEITLRNINIEVRKSSLVALVGTVGSGKSSVVQAFLGEMEKLAGVVNTVGKLAYVPQQAWIQNATVRDNILFGQTYDRKRYNKVIDACALRADIDILSAGDQTEIGEKGINLSGGQKQRISLARAVYSDADLYLLDDPLSAVDAHVGKHIFEEVIGPKGMLARKSRVLVTHGVTFLPQVDSIYVMKAGEISESGTFDQLVKNKGAFADFIIQHLQDGNEEEEELNQIKRQISSTADDPELIGSVEKAIKLARTESLSDSINREEHLIGSVTSADSLMGRGNSLRRRAKRQDSHDSVASAASLKKKQEVEGKLIETEKSQTGGVDFAVYKHYIKSVGIFLSVATLVLNFVFQAFQIGSNLWLTKWANDQRVENDTSLRDMYLGVYGAFGFGQGLTSFFSDLAPALGTLHAAYVLHSMLLDNVLKSPMTMFDTTPVGRILSRFSKDVESVDQKMPQVISDCLWCAYEVLATIVVISLSTPIFLAVIVPIAILYYFAQRFYVATSRQLMRLESVSRSPIYSHFGETVTGASTIRAYNVGDRFIEESDAKVDKNQVCKYPSVIANRWLAIRLEMVGNLIILFASLFAVLGGQTNPGLVGLSVSYALQVTQTLNWLVRMTSDIETNIVSVERIKEYGETKQEAPWELEADKNKPKNWPEEGRVEFQNFQVRYREGLDLVLRGVSFNIKGGEKVGIVGRTGAGKSSLTLALFRIIESAGGRIAIDGVDIATMGLHMLRSRLTIIPQDPVLFSGSLRMNLDPFEVNTDDEIWKALELSHLKLFVKSLAAGLNHEIAEGGENLSVGQRQLVCLARALLRKTKVLVLDEATAAVDLETDDLIQKTIRTEFKECTVLTIAHRLNTILDSDKVIVLDKGQITEFASPTELLDNPKSAFYSMAKDANLV
- the LOC6497037 gene encoding multidrug resistance-associated protein 1 isoform X6, whose product is MEVNTSSPMDEFCGSTFWNSTETWWTTDPDFTPCFEQTVLVWTPCAFYWLFVVFDFYYLKASLDRNIPWNKLNVSKALVNVGLLVLTALDLIMALIKKGGDDQPPLYKLDVWGPIIKFATFLLIFLFIPLNRKYGVQTTGCQFLFWFLLTIFSIPRCRTEVRADRLRQQLLESQQEDLEYAWEEYQYTSFFVFFTFTSIMLILNCFADGMPRQTKYQRGENEIPELSASFLSRITYQWFDKMALKGYRNPLEEKDLWDLRPQDSCSEVMPTFAYHWNQNVRKNYKGRARVEPKAQFSNGNVTFENPHGEKNGRKKGVASIMPPIYKSFGGVFMFGALMKLFTDCLTFAQPQVLSLIISFVEDQDKEKQPEWKGILYSVLLFVLAAAQTFILGQYFHRMFIVGLRIRTALINAIYRKALRISNSTKKESTVGEIVNLMAVDAQRFMELTTYLNMIWSAPLQIGLALFFLWQQLGPSVLAGLAVMIILIPVNGVIASRIKTYQIRQMKYKDERVKLMNEVLSGIKVLKLYAWEPSFEKQVLDIRDKEIATLRSTAYLNASTSFLWSCAPFLVSLVTFATYVLIDENNVLDATKTFVSLSLFNILRFPLTMLPMLITNLVQTQVSVNRINKFLNSEELDPNSVLHDPSKPHPMSIENGEFSWGDEITLRNINIEVRKSSLVALVGTVGSGKSSVVQAFLGEMEKLAGVVNTVGKLAYVPQQAWIQNATVRDNILFGQTYDRKRYNKVIDACALRADIDILSAGDQTEIGEKGINLSGGQKQRISLARAVYSDADLYLLDDPLSAVDAHVGKHIFEEVIGPKGMLARKSRVLVTHGVTFLPQVDSIYVMKAGEISESGTFDQLVKNKGAFADFIIQHLQDGNEEEEELNQIKRQISSTADDPELIGSVEKAIKLARTESLSDSINREEHLIGSVTSADSLMGRGNSLRRRAKRQDSHDSVASAASLKKKQEVEGKLIETEKSQTGGVDFAVYKHYIKSVGIFLSVATLVLNFVFQAFQIGSNLWLTKWANDQRVENDTSLRDMYLGVYGAFGFGQVLTNFFSSLAISLGCLECSRVLHNTLLHFNLRWPMELFDTTPLGRVVNRFSKDIDTIDIILPLNIRVVLMQAFMVLATIVVISLSTPIFLAVIVPIAILYYFAQRFYVATSRQLMRLESVSRSPIYSHFGETVTGASTIRAYNVGDRFIEESDAKVDKNQVCKYPSVIANRWLAIRLEMVGNLIILFASLFAVLGGQTNPGLVGLSVSYALQVTQTLNWLVRMTSDIETNIVSVERIKEYGETKQEAPWELEADKNKPKNWPEEGRVEFQNFQVRYREGLDLVLRGVSFNIKGGEKVGIVGRTGAGKSSLTLALFRIIESAGGRIAIDGVDIATMGLHMLRSRLTIIPQDPVLFSGSLRMNLDPFEVNTDDEIWKALELSHLKLFVKSLAAGLNHEIAEGGENLSVGQRQLVCLARALLRKTKVLVLDEATAAVDLETDDLIQKTIRTEFKECTVLTIAHRLNTILDSDKVIVLDKGQITEFASPTELLDNPKSAFYSMAKDANLV
- the LOC6497037 gene encoding multidrug resistance-associated protein 1 isoform X22; this encodes MEVNTSSPMDEFCGSTFWNSTETWWTTDPDFTPCFEQTVLVWTPCAFYWLFVVFDFYYLKASLDRNIPWNKLNVSKALVNVGLLVLTALDLIMALIKKGGDDQPPLYKLDVWGPIIKFATFLLIFLFIPLNRKYGVQTTGCQFLFWFLLTIFSIPRCRTEVRADRLRQQLLESQQEDLEYAWEEYQYTSFFVFFTFTSIMLILNCFADGMPRQTKYQRGENEIPELSASFLSRITYQWFDKMALKGYRNPLEEKDLWDLRPQDSCSEVMPTFAYHWNQNVRKNYKGRARVEPKAQFSNGNVTFENPHGEKNGRKKGVASIMPPIYKSFGGVFMFGALMKLFTDCLTFAQPQVLSLIISFVEDQDKEKQPEWKGILYSVLLFVLAAAQTFILGQYFHRMFIVGLRIRTALINAIYRKALRISNSTKKESTVGEIVNLMAVDAQRFMELTTYLNMIWSAPLQIGLALFFLWQQLGPSVLAGLAVMIILIPVNGVIASRIKTYQIRQMKYKDERVKLMNEVLSGIKVLKLYAWEPSFEKQVLDIRDKEIATLRSTAYLNASTSFLWSCAPFLVSLVTFATYVLTSEANQLSVEKVFVSLALFDIMKIPLTVLPMLSVDIAETQVSVNRINKFLNSEELDPNSVLHDPSKPHPMSIENGEFSWGDEITLRNINIEVRKSSLVALVGTVGSGKSSVVQAFLGEMEKLAGVVNTVGKLAYVPQQAWIQNATVRDNILFGQTYDRKRYNKVIDACALRADIDILSAGDQTEIGEKGINLSGGQKQRISLARAVYSDADLYLLDDPLSAVDAHVGKHIFEEVIGPKGMLARKSRVLVTHGVTFLPQVDSIYVMKAGEISESGTFDQLVKNKGAFADFIIQHLQDGNEEEEELNQIKRQISSTADDPELIGSVEKAIKLARTESLSDSISVTSADSLMGRGNSLRRRAKRQDSHDSVASAASLKKKQEVEGKLIETEKSQTGGVDFAVYKHYIKSVGIFLSVATLVLNFVFQAFQIGSNLWLTKWANDQRVENDTSLRDMYLGVYGAFGFGQVICNYGAAITLFTATLHASSRVFHRLFNNILHCPSEFFDITPKGRLLDRCSNDINCLDLVLPINIRMVLNTAFQVLATIVVISLSTPIFLAVIVPIAILYYFAQRFYVATSRQLMRLESVSRSPIYSHFGETVTGASTIRAYNVGDRFIEESDAKVDKNQVCKYPSVIANRWLAIRLEMVGNLIILFASLFAVLGGQTNPGLVGLSVSYALQVTQTLNWLVRMTSDIETNIVSVERIKEYGETKQEAPWELEADKNKPKNWPEEGRVEFQNFQVRYREGLDLVLRGVSFNIKGGEKVGIVGRTGAGKSSLTLALFRIIESAGGRIAIDGVDIATMGLHMLRSRLTIIPQDPVLFSGSLRMNLDPFEVNTDDEIWKALELSHLKLFVKSLAAGLNHEIAEGGENLSVGQRQLVCLARALLRKTKVLVLDEATAAVDLETDDLIQKTIRTEFKECTVLTIAHRLNTILDSDKVIVLDKGQITEFASPTELLDNPKSAFYSMAKDANLV